A single Arcanobacterium canis DNA region contains:
- a CDS encoding sensor histidine kinase translates to MRKILVRQITAVVAVTVLILGIPATLFASSYLSAQLVENNWHYQMIWEIGRLVLGMVILSLLALAVGITMAVRRARELSAPLVYLAASAEQLGGGHVRPHVATTGIEEIDLVYQEIERTSDRLAARLCAERQFSADVAHQLRTPLSALSMRLEEIQYLTDSDEVREEADAALGQIERLTGVVNELMRGAQREVSTRPTDVRTIFAQQKAEWSSKFAAEGRTLTFVGGQCSVLSAPGSLSQVLATLIENSLVHGDGETRVSATPSGRHTNIKVSDEGAGVAPEIADDIFDKGYSGAGSTGIGLALARELAQADGGRLTLTSMAPAEFTITLMCVPTSLAPAQVLPTGSLVFATPRRKRR, encoded by the coding sequence ATGCGTAAAATTCTGGTTCGCCAGATCACGGCTGTTGTTGCTGTGACCGTTTTGATCCTGGGCATTCCAGCCACGCTTTTCGCCTCCAGCTATCTTTCGGCCCAGCTCGTTGAAAATAACTGGCATTACCAGATGATCTGGGAAATTGGCCGACTTGTGCTGGGAATGGTTATCCTGTCGCTCCTTGCACTTGCTGTCGGGATCACGATGGCGGTGCGCCGCGCTCGCGAACTTTCTGCTCCGTTGGTGTATTTGGCGGCGAGTGCCGAACAGCTCGGCGGAGGCCATGTCCGTCCACATGTGGCGACCACGGGAATCGAAGAAATCGACTTGGTCTACCAGGAGATCGAGCGGACCTCGGATCGTCTGGCCGCTCGTCTTTGCGCAGAGCGCCAGTTTTCTGCCGACGTCGCTCATCAGCTTCGCACACCACTTTCAGCACTCTCGATGCGCCTGGAAGAAATCCAATATCTGACAGATTCCGATGAGGTGCGTGAGGAAGCGGATGCTGCACTCGGACAAATTGAACGTCTCACCGGCGTCGTCAATGAGTTGATGCGGGGAGCACAACGTGAGGTATCGACCCGCCCCACCGATGTGCGTACCATTTTCGCTCAGCAGAAAGCCGAATGGAGCTCAAAGTTTGCCGCAGAGGGGCGCACGCTGACCTTCGTCGGTGGCCAGTGTTCCGTCCTCTCGGCGCCAGGTTCGCTTTCCCAGGTGCTGGCGACTCTCATCGAAAATTCTCTCGTTCATGGTGACGGTGAAACACGCGTCAGCGCCACGCCTTCTGGACGGCATACGAATATCAAAGTCAGTGACGAAGGTGCGGGAGTTGCCCCCGAAATCGCTGACGATATCTTTGACAAAGGATATTCGGGTGCAGGATCAACTGGTATTGGCCTTGCGCTCGCGCGTGAACTGGCCCAGGCTGACGGTGGCCGGTTAACGTTGACGTCGATGGCGCCGGCTGAATTTACGATTACGCTGATGTGCGTTCCCACTTCCCTTGCGCCAGCTCAAGTTCTTCCTACCGGTTCGCTCGTCTTCGCGACTCCACGCAGGAAGCGACGCTGA
- a CDS encoding GtrA family protein has translation MNNPPIVSKLLRGQTFGQWLIEFIQFCIVGLGSYVVDVGLFNVLAYSGWFFTPGHGQFIAKTISVSISVIFSWVVNRFWTFAGKSHKEAGSELLAFIAVNVAGLLIALACLWVSRYVLGFTSQLADNISANGVGLVLGTALRYIGYRYFIFTK, from the coding sequence GTGAACAATCCCCCCATCGTCTCCAAGTTGCTCCGCGGGCAAACCTTTGGTCAGTGGCTGATTGAGTTCATCCAGTTTTGTATTGTCGGGCTCGGAAGCTATGTCGTGGACGTCGGGCTATTTAATGTGCTTGCCTACTCGGGATGGTTCTTTACCCCGGGACACGGACAGTTCATTGCCAAAACGATTTCGGTATCAATCTCGGTGATTTTTTCATGGGTCGTCAACCGATTCTGGACTTTCGCAGGAAAATCACACAAGGAGGCTGGTAGCGAACTCCTGGCTTTTATTGCAGTGAATGTCGCCGGCCTGCTCATTGCTCTGGCGTGTTTGTGGGTGTCTCGTTACGTCCTGGGTTTCACTAGCCAGCTCGCCGATAACATCTCTGCCAACGGCGTCGGCCTGGTTCTGGGAACTGCATTGCGCTACATCGGTTACCGTTACTTCATTTTCACGAAGTAA